GTAGGCCAATGCGCGCAACTCTCCGATAGCCAACCGGTGAACCTGCCGGGTGAGCCGGATGCGGGAAATCCGCACGTCCGGTTCGAAGAGGGGCGACCAGGGCGAAGCTGTAACCTCGCCCTGGCGTCTACTCTACCGTGATCCATGCAGTTGCCTTTCGCCGGGCGAGCGGAATCGTTAATACAAGCGGTGTCGTGTATCGTATTGTTCTTCGTTCCCGTGTTCAGTGAAGATGGCTGGAATTCTCATTGCCGGGCTCCCCGGCCAGTTGGGCACCTGGCTGGCCCAGCGCCTGGACAACGTGGTCGTGCAGGCCGCGTTTTCCGGGCAGGAGGCGCTGGATGCCGTGCGTTCCGACGAGGCCCGGCTGGTGGTGCTGGATGCGTCGCTCGAGGATCCTTCCGCCGATGCGGTGGTGCGCCGGCTGCGGGCCGATCCGAAGACCGCTTCGGTGCCCCTGGTCTACACGATGGAGCTGGATGCGTCCACGGTGAACGAGGAGCAGCTGCGGCACCTGGTCCGCGACCTTCACGTGGACCAGCTCCTGTTTCACCCGGTGGACCGCTCCGAGCTGCTGCGCGCGGTCGCCACCCTGCTGGGGATGCCGCTGACGGAGGGCGAGGCCGTCTCGACACCGCGCCCGGCCGAGAGCGCCCCGGAGCGGCTGGGCGACGCGCTCGCGCAGGTGTGGCGCCGGGCCCGCGCGCCCGTCCTGGAGCGCATCGCCGTGCTCGAGCGCGCCGCGGCGGCGCTGGGCGCGGGACGGCTTTCCGAGCCGCTGCGCGAAGAGGCGCTGCGTGAGGCGCACCGGCTGGCCGGCGCGCTGGGCACCTTTGGCCTGGACCACGGCTCCGTGCGCGCCCGCGAGGCCGAGGACGCGCTCCGCAATCCCTCGCCGGCCCCGGCGGACGGGGCGCGGCTCGCCCGCATCGCCGCGGACCTGAGGAACGAGGTGGACCGGCGCCCCACCTCCGCGCCGGCCGCCCCCGCCGCGGCTCCCCCGGTCCGCAACGACCCGCCGGTGGTGTGGGTGATGGCCCGCGACTGGGGGCTGGCCGAAACGGCGCGCGCGGAGCTGGCCGGGCTGGGCGTCACCGTGGCGGAGGGCGACACCAACCTCGCCGTGCGCCCCGACGCGGTGTTCCTGGACCTGCGCGCCGAGAGCCTGGACGCGGAGTGGGACACGTTTTCCAGCGTGACGCGCCGGGCGCCCGGCGTGCCGGTGGTGGCGTATACCGATAGAGACACGCTGCTGGACCGCGTGCGTGCGCTGAAGATGGGTGCGCGGTTCATCCTGCAGCCGCCGCTTGCCCGCGGCGCCATCGCCGACGCGTTCGCCCAAGTTCTGCCCGCCCCCGGCGCCGAGGCGCACACCATCCTCACGGTGGACGACGATTCCACGATCACCGAGGGGCTGCGCGCGCTGCTGGAGCCGCAGGGCTTTCGCGTCCATACCCTGAACGACCCGCTGCGCTTCTGGACGGAACTGCGCGGGATCAAGCCCGACCTGCTGGTGCTGGACGTGGACATGCCCCACCTGAACGGCATCGAGTTGTGCCGCGTGGTGCGCAGCGACCCGGCGTGGCGGCACGTGCCCATCCTCTTTCTCACGGCGCGCGCGGACCGCGAAACCATCTACCGCGTCTTTGCCGCCGGCGCCGACGACTACCTCAGCAAGCCCATCGTGGGGCCCGAGCTGGTGTCGCGCATCCGCAACCGCCTGGACCGCCGCCGCTGAGGGGGGTACACCCCTGAGATGGGAGCGTCAGGATGACCCGGTGCTCGGGCGGGCGCCCCCCATCCCCAGCCCTTCCCCCGCAAACTGCGCGGGGGAAGGGAGCTAGTGTGGGGCATCGGCATAACTCTTTGCAACGCCATAGCCTGTCCTCCTGAGGCCCAGGCGCACCGCACTGTCCCGCAGCACACCCCTCGCGGGCCGAAGGATCTTGCCTGGGCGTCCCTCAACTTGGGCGCGGCAGCGACACGCGAGCCTGAGTCGCGGAGCCGCAGCCGTGGTGTGAGCCCCGGCTTCGTCGGGCGAATGAATTCGCGGCAACAACCACACGAAGTCCGCCTTCGCGGACTGGACTGCCGTCGTGCTACCGCCGCCGTCATCCGCGACCCTGCCCCGGTCCACGCCGCACCCGGCCCTTGGTGGGGGCACGCCGCGGTGGCAGAGGCGCTTCGATCGATGTGTGGCGGATCCCTCGGTCGCTGCCGTCGACGGCGTACGGGCAGGTTTTGCGTGGCCGCTCCGTCGGGATGACAGGTGCGCATCTGCAGGTTTAGGTTCCCGCGGGGTGGGTGGACGATGGGTGAGTTGACCCACGCACACCCCGGTGCGCCCGTTTAGCTTCATCTCCGTGAGCCGGACCGGTGGACTTCCCCGGCGGCCTCACCTGGAATCCTGACTCCAACGGAGATGAACGATATGAACCCGATCGCTTCGCACCTGCTCTGGCAGATCATCCACCGCTCCGGCGCGCCGACCACCACGCCGACGACCGGTGCCGCCACGTCGTTCAGCATCGACGACATCATCAACCCCCGCGGTCCGCGCCGCGTGGAAGACGTCGCTCCCGTCCGGCCGCTCGCGAAGGCCGCGTGACGCCCGCGCCCATCTCTCCCCCTCGCCCCGCGCCCGCCGCGGAGTGAGGGGGAGAGCCTTTTTTCATCCTCCCGTCCACCGCGCGCCTTGCGGGCGCGCCCCCCAGCCGAGATTGTGCGTGGAACCCCGGGCCACGGCCCGCGCTCTCCCGATCCACGCAGGACGCCCGATGACCGATCAAGCCCGCCCGCGCGGCGCCGACATGCCGACCGAGGAGTTTCGCAGGCACGCGCACGCCGCCGTGGACTGGATGGCCGACTACCTGGCCAACGTCGGCGACCTTCCCGTGCTGTCGCCGGTGCGCCCGGGCGAAATCGCCGCCAAGCTGCCGCCCTCCGCGCCCCAGCACGGTGAGGCGGTGGAAGACATCCTGCGCGACTTCCGCGACGTCATCGTTCCCGGCGTAAC
This DNA window, taken from Longimicrobium sp., encodes the following:
- a CDS encoding response regulator translates to MAGILIAGLPGQLGTWLAQRLDNVVVQAAFSGQEALDAVRSDEARLVVLDASLEDPSADAVVRRLRADPKTASVPLVYTMELDASTVNEEQLRHLVRDLHVDQLLFHPVDRSELLRAVATLLGMPLTEGEAVSTPRPAESAPERLGDALAQVWRRARAPVLERIAVLERAAAALGAGRLSEPLREEALREAHRLAGALGTFGLDHGSVRAREAEDALRNPSPAPADGARLARIAADLRNEVDRRPTSAPAAPAAAPPVRNDPPVVWVMARDWGLAETARAELAGLGVTVAEGDTNLAVRPDAVFLDLRAESLDAEWDTFSSVTRRAPGVPVVAYTDRDTLLDRVRALKMGARFILQPPLARGAIADAFAQVLPAPGAEAHTILTVDDDSTITEGLRALLEPQGFRVHTLNDPLRFWTELRGIKPDLLVLDVDMPHLNGIELCRVVRSDPAWRHVPILFLTARADRETIYRVFAAGADDYLSKPIVGPELVSRIRNRLDRRR